In Perognathus longimembris pacificus isolate PPM17 chromosome 3, ASM2315922v1, whole genome shotgun sequence, a single window of DNA contains:
- the Nmrk2 gene encoding nicotinamide riboside kinase 2, which produces MKTVIVGIGGVTNGGKTTLTNRLSTALPNCCVIHQDDFFKPQDQIAVGEDGFKQWDVLESLDMAAMLSTVKAWLQNPQKFARAHGVTIQPGASDTHILLLEGFLIYSYKPLLDVYTRRYFLTVPYEESKRRRSTRKYTVPDPPGLFDGHVWPMYQKYKQEMEADGVEVVHLDGMKSQGELLLQVLEDIQNSLLNGC; this is translated from the exons AGTAACGAATGGCGGCAAGACGACCCTGACCAACCGGCTGAGCACGGCGCTGCCCAACTGCTGCGTGATCCACCAGGATGACTTCTTCAAG ccccaggaccaaataGCAGTTGGGGAGGACGGCTTCAAACAATGGGACG TGCTGGAGTCGCTGGACATGGCGGCCATGCTGAGCACCGTGAAGGCCTGGCTGCAGAACCCCCAGAAATTTGCCCGCGCTCACGGGGTCACCATCCAGCCCGGCGCCTCTGACACCCACATTTTGCTTCTGGAAGGATTCTTGATCTACAGCTACAA GCCTCTGTTGGACGTTTATACCCGCCGGTACTTCCTGACTGTCCCCTATGAGGAATCCAAGCGGAGAAGAAG TACCCGCAAGTATACAGTCCCCGATCCCCCCGGCCTCTTTGATGGACACGTGTGGCCCATGTACCAGAAATATAAGCAGGAGATGGAGGCGGACGGCGTGGAAGTGG TCCACTTGGATGGCATGAAATCCCAAGGAGAGCTCCTCCTCCAAGTCCTGGAAGATATTCAGAACTCGCTCCTCAATGGCTGCTAG
- the Eef2 gene encoding elongation factor 2 yields MVNFTVDQIRAIMDKKANIRNMSVIAHVDHGKSTLTDSLVCKAGIIASARAGETRFTDTRKDEQERCITIKSTAISLFYELSENDLNFIKQSKDGSGFLINLIDSPGHVDFSSEVTAALRVTDGALVVVDCVSGVCVQTETVLRQAIAERIKPVLMMNKMDRALLELQLEPEELYQTFQRIVENVNVIISTYGEGESGPMGNIMIDPVLGTVGFGSGLHGWAFTLKQFAEMYVAKFAAKGEGQLGPAERAKKVEDMMKKLWGDRYFDPANGKFSKSATSPDGKKLPRTFCQLILDPIFKVFDAIMNFKKEETAKLIDKLDIKLDSEDKDKEGKPLLKAVMRRWLPAGDALLQMITIHLPSPVTAQKYRCELLYEGPPDDEAAMGIKSCDPKGPLMMYISKMVPTSDKGRFYAFGRVFSGLVSTGLKVRIMGPNYTPGKKEDLYLKPIQRTILMMGRYVEPIEDVPCGNIVGLVGVDQFLVKTGTITTFEHAHNMRVMKFSVSPVVRVAVEAKNPADLPKLVEGLKRLAKSDPMVQCIIEESGEHIIAGAGELHLEICLKDLEEDHACIPIKKSDPVVSYRETVSEESNVLCLSKSPNKHNRLYMKARPFPDGLAEDIDKGEVSARQELKQRARYLAEKYEWDVAEARKIWCFGPDGTGPNILTDITKGVQYLNEIKDSVVAGFQWATKEGALCEENMRGVRFDVHDVTLHADAIHRGGGQIIPTARRCLYASVLTAQPRLMEPIYLVEIQCPEQVVGGIYGVLNRKRGHVFEESQVAGTPMFVVKAYLPVNESFGFTADLRSNTGGQAFPQCVFDHWQILPGDPFDNSSRPSQVVAETRKRKGLKEGIPALDNFLDKL; encoded by the exons ATG GTGAACTTCACGGTAGACCAGATCCGTGCCATCATGGACAAAAAGGCCAACATCCGTAACATGTCTGTTATCGCCCACGTGGATCACGGCAAGTCCACGCTAACAGACTCCCTAGTGTGCAAAGCTGGCATCATCGCCTCCGCACGGGCTGGGGAGACCCGCTTTACTGACACCCGGAAGGACGAACAGGAGCGCTGCATCACCATCAAGTCGAC TGCTATCTCCCTCTTCTATGAGCTCTCCGAGAATGACTTAAATTTCATCAAGCAGAGCAAGGATGGCTCTGGCTTCCTCATCAACCTTATTGACTCCCCTGGGCACGTGGACTTCTCCTCTGAGGTGACGGCTGCCCTCCGGGTCACTGATGGTGCCCTGGTGGTGGTGGACTGCGTGTCTG gtgtgtgtgtgcagacagAGACTGTGCTGCGGCAGGCTATTGCGGAGCGGATCAAGCCAGTGCTGATGATGAACAAGATGGACCGTGCTCTGCTGGAGCTGCAGCTGGAGCCCGAGGAGCTCTACCAGACCTTCCAGCGCATTGTGGAAAACGTGAACGTCATCATCTCCACCTATGGCGAGGGCGAGAGCGGCCCCATGGGCAACATCATG attGACCCAGTCCTTGGTACTGTGGGCTTTGGGTCTGGCCTGCATGGCTGGGCCTTCACCCTGAAGCAGTTTGCAGAGATGTATGTGGCCAAGTTTGCCGCCAAGGGTGAGGGCCAGCTGGGGCCTGCTGAGCGTGCCAAGAAAGTGGAGGACATGATGAAGAAGCTGTGGGGTGATCG GTACTTCGATCCAGCCAATGGCAAGTTCAGTAAGTCAGCCACCAGCCCTGACGGGAAGAAGCTGCCCCGCACCTTCTGTCAGCTCATCCTAGACCCCATCTTCAAG GTGTTTGATGCAATCATGAATTTCAAGAAAGAGGAGACAGCCAAGCTGATTGACAAGCTGGACATCAAGTTGGACAGTGAGGACAAAGACAAAGAGGGCAAGCCACTGCTGAAG GCTGTGATGCGCCGCTGGCTGCCGGCTGGGGATGCACTGCTCCAGATGATCACCATCCACCTGCCCTCACCGGTCACCGCGCAGAAGTACCGCTGCGAGCTTCTCTACGAGGGGCCCCCGGATGATGAGGCCGCCATGG gCATTAAAAGCTGTGACCCCAAAGGCCCCCTTATGATGTACATCTCCAAAATGGTGCCAACCTCCGACAAAGGCCGCTTCTATGCCTTTGGACGCGTTTTCTCAGGGCTGGTGTCCACTGGCTTGAAGGTCAGGATCATGGGGCCCAACTACACCCCTGGGAAAAAGGAGGACCTCTACCTGAAGCCCATCCAGAG GACCATCTTGATGATGGGCCGCTATGTGGAGCCCATCGAGGATGTGCCTTGCGGTAATATCGTGGGCTTGGTAGGTGTGGATCAGTTCCTGGTGAAGACTGGCACCATCACCACATTTGAGCATGCACACAACATGCGTGTCATGAAGTTCAGTGTCAGCCCTGTTGTCAGGGTGGCTGTGGAGGCCAAGAACCCTGCTGACCTGCCCAAGCTGGTGGAGGGCCTGAAGCGGCTGGCCAAGTCAGACCCCATGGTGCAG TGCATCATTGAGGAGTCTGGGGAGCACATCATTGCGGGTGCTGGCGAGCTGCACCTGGAGATCTGCCTCAAGGACCTGGAGGAGGACCACGCCTGCATCCCCATCAAG AAATCTGACCCAGTGGTTTCGTACCGTGAAACGGTCAGCGAGGAGTCAAACGTGCTGTGCCTGTCCAAGTCCCCTAATAAGCACAACCGGCTGTATATGAAGGCGCGTCCCTTCCCAGATGGCCTGGCTGAGGACATCGACAAGGGGGAGGTGTCTGCCCGCCAGGAGCTCAAGCAGCGTGCACGCTACCTGGCTGAGAAGTATGAGTGGGATGTGGCTGAGGCCCGCAAGATCTGGTGCTTTGGGCCTGATGGCACTGGCCCCAACATCCTCACTGATATCACCAAGGGGGTGCAGTACCTCAATGAAATCAAGGACAGCGTGGTGGCCGGCTTCCAGTGGGCCACCAAGGAG ggagCACTATGTGAGGAGAACATGCGAGGTGTTCGCTTTGATGTCCACGACGTGACACTGCATGCTGATGCCATCCACCGGGGTGGTGGCCAGATCATCCCCACTGCACGCCGCTGCCTCTATGCCAGTGTGCTCACTGCCCAGCCACGCCTCATGGAGCCCATCTACCTTGTAGAGATCCAG TGTCCTGAGCAAGTAGTGGGCGGCATCTACGGTGTGCTGAACAGGAAGCGAGGCCATGTGTTTGAGGAATCCCAGGTGGCTGGCACCCCCATGTTTGTGGTCAAGGCCTACCTGCCTGTCAACGAGTCCTTTG GCTTTACTGCCGACCTGAGGTCCAACACTGGTGGCCAGGCCTTCCCGCAGTGCGTGTTCGACCACTGGCAGATCCTGCCTGGAGACCCCTTTGACAACAGCAGCCGCCCCAGCCAGGTGGTGGCAGAGACCCGCAAGCGCAAAGGCCTGAAGGAGGGCATCCCAGCCCTGGACAACTTCTTGGACAAGTTGTAG
- the Dapk3 gene encoding death-associated protein kinase 3 — protein sequence MATFRQEDVEDHYEMGEELGSGQFAIVRKCRQKGTGKEYAAKFIKKRRLSSSRRGVSREEIEREVSILREIRHPNIITLHDVFENKTDVVLILELVSGGELFDFLAEKESLTEDEATQFLKQILDGVHYLHSKRIAHFDLKPENIMLLDKHAPSPRIKLIDFGIAHKIEAGNEFKNIFGTPEFVAPEIVNYEPLGLEADMWSIGVITYILLSGASPFLGETKQETLTNISAVNYDFDEEYFGSTSELAKDFIRRLLVKDPKRRMTIAQSLEHSWIKAIRRRAVRSEEGGRRAERRRLRTTRLKEYTIKSHSSMPPNNSYANFERFSKVLEEVAAAEEGLRELERGRRLCREDVEALAAIYEEKEAWYREESAGLGQDVRRLRQELHRAEALRRQAQEEARAALLGAGGLKRRFSRLENRYEALATQVAAEVRFVQDLVRALELERLQGGECSLR from the exons ATGGCCACGTTcaggcaggaggatgtggaggaccACTATGAGATGGGCGAGGAGCTGGGCAG TGGCCAGTTTGCCATCGTGCGCAAGTGCCGGCAGAAGGGCACAGGCAAGGAGTATGCTGCCAAGTTCATCAAGAAGCGCCGCCTGTCGTCCAGCCGGCGGGGCGTGAGCCGCGAGGAGATCGAGCGCGAGGTGAGCATCCTGCGGGAGATCCGGCACCCCAACATCATCACACTGCACGACGTTTTCGAGAACAAGACGGATGTGGTACTCATCCTGGAGCTTGTGTCTGGTGGGGAGCTCTTCGACTTCCTGGCTGAGAAGGAGTCGCTGACGGAGGATGAGGCCACGCAGTTCCTCAAGCAGATCCTGGATGGCGTCCACTACCTGCACTCCAAGCGCATCGCCCACTTCGACCTCAAG CCAGAGAACATCATGCTGCTGGACAAGCATGCTCCCAGCCCACGCATCAAACTCATCGACTTCGGCATCGCCCACAAGATCGAGGCCGGCAACGAGTTCAAGAACATCTTTGGCACGCCTGAATTTGTGG CTCCTGAGATTGTTAACTACGAGCCCCTGGGGCTGGAAGCAGACATGTG GAGCATCGGCGTCATCACCTACATCCT CCTCAGTGGCGCATCCCCATTCCTGGGCGAGACCAAGCAGGAGACCCTGACCAACATCTCAGCTGTGAACTACGACTTCGACGAGGAGTACTTTGGCAGCACCAGCGAGTTGGCCAAGGACTTCATCCGCCGGCTGCTTGTCAAAGACCCAAA GAGGAGGATGACCATCGCCCAGAGCCTGGAACATTCCTGGATCAAG GCCATCCGGCGGCGCGCGGTGCGCAGCGAGGAGGGCGGGCGGCGCGCGGAGCGGCGGCGCCTGCGCACCACGCGGCTGAAGGAGTATACCATCAAGTCGCACTCGAGCATGCCGCCCAACAACTCGTACGCCAACTTCGAGCGCTTCTCCAAGGTGCTGGAGGAGGTGGCGGCGGCCGAGGAGGGGCTGCGCGAGCTGGAGCGCGGCCGGCGGCTGTGCCGCGAGGACGTGGAGGCGCTGGCGGCCATCTACGAGGAGAAGGAGGCCTGGTACCGCGAGGAGAGCGCGGGCCTCGGCCAGGACGTGCGGCGGCTGCGGCAGGAGCTGCACCGCGCCGAGGCGCTGCGGCGCCAGGCGCAGGAGGAGGCCCGGGCCGCGCTGCTCGGCGCCGGCGGCCTCAAGCGCCGCTTCAGCCGCCTGGAGAACCGCTACGAGGCGCTGGCCACGCAGGTGGCGGCCGAGGTGCGCTTCGTGCAGGACCTGGTGCGCGCGctggagctggagcggctgcaggGCGGCGAGTGCAGCCTCCGCTAG